Proteins encoded together in one Branchiostoma lanceolatum isolate klBraLanc5 chromosome 11, klBraLanc5.hap2, whole genome shotgun sequence window:
- the LOC136444597 gene encoding uncharacterized protein yields MKEIKKLPESELDDTIPENCRQWLESIGMEEYINSFETYGIISKDHLASLKSTDVNDLLKELKITKMAHIKRITNAIKKMKSPEETGRRIHQVKNIMKKVKTTIMQHDSTRSLEFKFWDKLRQECLDPEIALFSTDTDIRTQLVQLRNSWIRVLLVLNVMWITLIVSLTYVPELRLWDANPLSLLSLLVFGVLQLLQFLTMFYHRVRTLLHYLARLPYPASFKMRTKGTGNGKADVIEIKYPDPEADLSQGASRRPSLFRWHRHDQPQHWPGARTNPVYEED; encoded by the exons ATGAAGGAAATAAAGAAACTCCCGGAGTCTGAGCTTGATGACACCATCCCG GAAAACTGTCGCCAGTGGCTAGAGTCTATCGGCATGGAAGAGTACATCAACAGTTTCGAAACGTATGGCATCATCTCCAAGGATCACCTGGCCAGTCTTAAGTCCACGGACGTGAATGATCTGCTGAAAGAGCTGAAGATAACAAAAATGG CTCATATCAAGAGGATCACGAATGCAATCAAGAAGATGAAGAGCCCAGAAGAAA CGGGCCGAAGAATACACCAGGTGAAGAACATCATGAAGAAGGTTAAGACCACCATCATGCAACACGACAGCACGAGGTCACTTGAGTTCAAGTTCTGGGACAAGTTACGTCAGGAGTGCCTGGACCCCGAGATCGCGCTCTTCAGTACTGATACGGACATCAG AACGCAGCTTGTGCAGTTACGTAACTCGTGGATCCGGGTCCTCCTGGTGCTGAACGTGATGTGGATCACGCTGATCGTGTCCCTGACGTACGTGCCCGAGCTCAGACTGTGGGACGCCAACCCGCTTagtctgctttctctgcttgtGTTCGGCGTTCTACAG TTGCTTCAATTCCTGACGATGTTCTATCACCGGGTGCGGACTCTACTCCACTACCTGGCGCGGTTGCCTTACCCAGCATCCTTCAAGATGCGTACCAAAGGAACCGGAAATGGCAAGGCTGACGTCATAGAGATCAAATATCCTG ATCCGGAAGCTGACTTGTCGCAGGGAGCATCTCGTCGACCATCCTTATTCCGTTGGCACAGACATGACCAACCGCAACACTGGCCAGGGGCGCGAACAAACCCGGTTTATGAGGAGgactaa
- the LOC136444318 gene encoding uncharacterized protein — MPGTELAKWRQQNEEMNEEIRSIRISDDIEAMLTDYDAKKQRLNEVLRAPRNREDMFECFKEKFPIRELTEFVDEAESHEVVFDILFAKFAGGPVTAETMKNVYNNWLPLRSEMMEVVPQLIIETPYAYVHRV, encoded by the exons ATGCCAGGGACAGAGTTGGCAAA GTGGCGCCAACAAAATGAGGAAATGAATGAGGAGATCAGAAGCATCCGAATCAGTGACGATATTGAGGCCATGCTAACAGATTATGATGCAAAGAAGCAAAGGCTGAATGAGGTTCTGAGGGCGCCACGAAATAGGGAAGACATGTTTGAATGCTTCAAGGAA aaatTTCCGATAAGGGAGCTTACGGAATTTGTTGACGAAGCCGAATCCCACGAAGTGGTGTTCGACATCTTGTTTGCAAAGTTCGCAGGTGGACCG GTGACAGCcgaaacaatgaaaaatgtcTACAATAACTGGTTGCCGTTAAGGAGTGAGATGATGGAGGTTGTTCCTCAGCTAATCATAGAAACGCCATATGCATATGTGCATAGGGTTTAA